The following are encoded together in the Vigna angularis cultivar LongXiaoDou No.4 chromosome 9, ASM1680809v1, whole genome shotgun sequence genome:
- the LOC108320445 gene encoding uncharacterized protein LOC108320445 — MANRPTNAERLDDLTIKVDSILEQLSLLMVRPSSPQPHVSPSNSNAPDGFRRPHMKLEVPRFDGTDPIGWIFKISQFFDYHNTPEQERLQVASFYMDGPALSWYQWMYRNNQIQTWFGFLRALETRFAPSLYDEPSGALFKLTQKGTVQQYLTEFERLANRIVGLPATFALNCFISGLTPEIRREVQALRPASLDHATQLAKLQEDKIEERRRSFRPKTQIPATNFNTALPAATASPALLPAPQPRINFHRLSLEDMAARREKGLCYNCDEIFTPSHRCKGKFFLFTTEDPIANDFTPDPTIVLDPPSPTAVADGNHSQVSLHAFTGGVGSSTIRLQGQIGNNPVSILVDGGSDHNFIQDRVAKFLDLPSIPYNPLTVMVGSGNLLRCDRLCPEVELKIQEHTLHVNFYILPLRGADIVLGAPWLKSIGPVLMDYNHLTISFTHQGQPIILRGINHSHTDSLSSPQLKRCIQTHSASELFTIQIIPIHEPTTTNSPPHTAYLPPTIKTLLLRFDNLFHSPPSLPPSRPTDHRIHLLPNATPVNIKPYRYPHSQKSELEKQVKKLLDKGMIQPSRSPFSSPVLLVRKKDGSWRCCVDYRALNAVTVRDRFPMPTIDELLDELGGATWFSKLDLQQGFHQILMHPDDIAKTTFRTHQGHYEYRVMPFGLCNAPSTFQATMNTILGPFLRRFVVVFFDDILVYSSSLSQHVSHLEQVLQCLLENQFYLKISKCLFAQRQLEYLGHIISVAGVQPDPSKIQVVLDWPPPSNVKALRGFLGLTGFYRKFVKGYANIASPLTNLLRKDAFA, encoded by the coding sequence ATGGCCAACCGACCCACCAACGCAGAACGCTTGGATGATTTAACCATCAAAGTTGATTCTATTCTAGAACAACTTTCTCTTTTGATGGTTCGACCATCTTCTCCCCAACCACACGTTTCTCCCTCAAATTCCAATGCCCCTGACGGGTTCCGCAGACCACACATGAAGCTCGAAGTTCCCAGGTTCGATGGAACTGACCCCATTGGCTGGATCTTCAAAATTTCCCAATTCTTCGACTACCACAATACACCGGAACAGGAACGTCTTCAAGTCGCCTCCTTCTATATGGACGGACCAGCCCTAAGTTGGTACCAGTGGATGTACCGGAACAACCAGATTCAGACATGGTTCGGGTTCCTTCGCGCCTTGGAAACTCGTTTCGCTCCGTCACTCTATGATGAACCTTCTGGTGCTTTATTCAAACTCACACAGAAAGGGACAGTTCAACAATATCTCACAGAGTTTGAACGCCTCGCAAATCGAATAGTGGGTTTACCTGCCACATTTGCCCTGAACTGCTTCATCTCCGGATTGACACCAGAAATCCGCCGCGAGGTTCAGGCCCTCCGTCCCGCATCTCTGGATCACGCGACCCAGCTTGCTAAGCTGCAAGAAGACAAAATCGAGGAACGTCGCCGTTCTTTCCGCCCCAAAACTCAGATTCCGGCAACTAATTTCAATACTGCGTTACCAGCCGCCACTGCGTCCCCGGCACTCCTACCGGCACCCCAACCCCGCATCAACTTTCACCGCCTCAGCCTAGAAGACATGGCCGCTCGTCGGGAAAAGGGTCTTTGCTATAACTGCGACGAGATCTTCACACCATCCCACCGTTGCAAAGGGAAATTTTTTCTCTTCACTACCGAAGACCCTATCGCCAATGATTTTACCCCGGATCCTACAATAGTTTTGGATCCACCTTCTCCTACGGCCGTTGCTGACGGAAACCATTCTCAGGTCAGCCTCCATGCTTTCACTGGCGGTGTTGGTTCATCCACCATACGTCTCCAAGGGCAAATCGGCAACAACCCTGTTTCTATTCTCGTCGACGGTGGTAGCGACCACAATTTTATTCAAGACCGGGTAGCCAAATTCCTAGATCTCCCTTCAATCCCATACAACCCCTTGACCGTTATGGTTGGGAGCGGCAATCTCTTACGATGTGATCGTCTTTGCCCTGAGGTCGAACTAAAAATTCAGGAGCACACTCTCCATGTTAATTTCTACATCCTTCCTTTGAGAGGTGCCGATATTGTTTTGGGCGCGCCATGGCTCAAATCTATTGGGCCTGTTCTCATGGATTATAACCACCTTACCATCTCATTTACCCACCAAGGCCAACCCATCATATTAAGGGGGATTAATCATAGTCACACCGACTCACTCTCTAGCCCACAACTCAAACGGTGCATCCAAACTCATAGTGCATCCGAACTATTTACTATCCAAATTATACCCATACATGAACCCACCACCACAAATTCACCGCCCCACACCGCTTACCTTCCACCTACCATCAAGACACTTCTCCTCCGTTTTGACAATCTCTTCCACTCACCACCATCATTACCCCCATCTCGCCCAACTGATCACCGTATTCACCTCCTTCCTAATGCTACACCGGTAAACATCAAGCCCTACCGTTACCCCCATTCCCAGAAAAGTGAACTtgaaaaacaagtaaaaaagtTGCTTGACAAGGGCATGATCCAACCAAGTAGGAGTCCATTTTCTTCACCGGTCCTCCTAGTTCGCAAGAAGGACGGGTCCTGGCGCTGTTGTGTCGATTACAGGGCTCTTAACGCTGTCACTGTTCGTGACCGTTTCCCAATGCCTACCATTGATGAGTTGTTAGACGAGCTTGGTGGCGCAACATGGTTTTCCAAACTCGATCTTCAACAAGGCTTTCATCAAATATTGATGCATCCGGATGATATTGCTAAGACAACATTTCGTACTCACCAGGGACACTATGAGTACCGCGTAATGCCCTTTGGCCTCTGTAATGCGCCGTCAACGTTCCAAGCTACCATGAACACCATCCTCGGCCCATTTCTCCGTCGATTTGTTGTTGTCTTTTTCGACGACATTCTTGTTTATAGTTCGTCTCTCTCACAACATGTTTCTCATTTGGAACAGGTACTACAATGTCTGTTGGAGAACCAGTTTTATCTCAAAATCTCTAAGTGCCTCTTTGCACAAAGGCAACTGGAATATCTGGGACACATCATTTCCGTTGCAGGGGTTCAACCTGACCCTTCCAAGATTCAAGTCGTGCTGGATTGGCCTCCTCCTTCTAACGTCAAGGCTCTCCGTGGCTTCCTCGGCCTTACTGGCTTTTACCGTAAATTTGTCAAAGGGTATGCCAATATTGCCTCCCCTCTTACAAATTTACTTCGAAAAGATGCCTTTGCTTAG